A single region of the Ancylobacter novellus DSM 506 genome encodes:
- a CDS encoding DUF190 domain-containing protein: MQVPTQAMLLRIFIGEDDRAEDRPLYEAIVLKAREAGLAGATAWRGGMGFGRSSVLHTMKLLRLSEDLPVIVEIVDAETKIRAFLPTLQGLLDGGLVTMEKVEVLKYGSDGSAIDP, encoded by the coding sequence ATGCAGGTGCCGACGCAAGCCATGCTGCTTCGGATATTCATTGGCGAGGACGATCGCGCCGAGGATCGACCGCTCTATGAGGCCATCGTGCTGAAGGCGCGCGAGGCAGGACTCGCCGGGGCAACCGCATGGCGAGGCGGCATGGGCTTCGGAAGGTCGAGCGTGCTGCACACCATGAAGCTTCTTCGCCTGTCCGAGGACCTGCCGGTGATCGTCGAGATCGTCGACGCCGAGACGAAGATCAGGGCCTTTCTCCCGACACTGCAGGGCCTGCTCGACGGGGGCCTCGTGACCATGGAGAAGGTCGAGGTTCTTAAATACGGGTCGGATGGGTCAGCGATCGATCCCTGA
- the crcB gene encoding fluoride efflux transporter CrcB — protein sequence MGATAELYLAVSAGAVLGSVARALVAIVAVAYLGDAFPVGTLFVNVVGSFVIGYFAALTGPGGRIMASTRLRQFVMTGFCGGFTTFSTFSLETLMFIRSGDAHLAAAYVSVSIVTWLLAVWLGATLAMRFNRM from the coding sequence ATGGGCGCGACGGCCGAGTTGTATCTGGCGGTCAGCGCCGGGGCCGTTCTCGGATCGGTGGCGCGGGCACTTGTCGCGATCGTGGCGGTGGCCTACCTGGGCGACGCCTTTCCGGTCGGCACGCTGTTCGTCAACGTCGTCGGCTCCTTCGTCATCGGCTACTTTGCCGCCCTTACCGGTCCGGGCGGGCGCATAATGGCCTCCACGCGCCTGCGCCAGTTCGTCATGACGGGTTTCTGCGGAGGCTTCACGACGTTCTCCACCTTCAGCCTGGAGACGCTCATGTTCATCAGGAGCGGCGACGCCCACCTGGCGGCGGCCTATGTCTCCGTCTCCATCGTCACCTGGCTGCTCGCGGTGTGGCTGGGTGCCACGCTCGCGATGCGCTTCAACCGCATGTGA